The Miscanthus floridulus cultivar M001 chromosome 6, ASM1932011v1, whole genome shotgun sequence genomic interval TGGTAGCAATGATGATGGCGAAAACGCTCTTCGATCAAGAGTTTATTATTAATTCGGTGGCAGTGATATGATGGAGAAAACGCCGGTGCTTTCAACAGTAAATTAGGTCATATTCTTTTTTTATTTGATAGAGGAGTCCAAGTTGCTTGCAACAAGGTCATTAGCTACATTATATGATTGGAAACAGTAACCGACGAACTATATATCCAGCATATAGCTAGTGGCGCCTTTGACGATTTTTCAATTTGACCGTTTCATAATTGCAAGCTCCGATCAGCCACAGCCTGCTACAGAGAACGAATTGAAACAGCATGAACGACCATGTGTTTCAAGGAAACTGCTATGCGTACTACAGAGTTTGACTAATTCACCGACCAGAGTCTAGCTTTTCGCTGCAGCCAACAACTGCTCTAAGGGCATGCACAACCCACGGACGGGAGGCCGTCTACAAGAGCCTCGAATCCGATGTACAAACAGCTAGAGAGACTGACCATACAACCCACAGACAGGGGTCGTCTGCGAACGGTTTAATACTTTGTATGTAGCCAAGATCATTCATGAATATTATTTTGTATACCACTGTGTTACTATTTAATATGTGCAAGTGTTCAGTACACTAGAAATAAGACCACAACAAGTAATATGTGTAAGTATTTGGTTTACTAGAACAACAAGAATTCCCTTTCACATATATTTTAGGACTGAGAACCGAGTGTTATTCAGTTCATCTCTAGTTCATGCAAGACAGGCATATAAACTTTTTGCAAAAGAACATCACTAACAAAATCATTCCATCAACAGAAACTGAAACTGAAACTGCAATGCAATCAGAGCTGCCATTCAGTTTTCCATAGATTAGAGCTGAAACTGAACTGCAATCACAAAAAACAGAACTGCAGttttctgaaaaatagataagaGGAAACTAAGTTCAATACGAGGGATAGAAAAAAAATAAGGTTTCTCAAATCTCTTTCTTCTCCAATCTTCTCACTTCTCATGACATTACTCTGTAATATATATGTGCAGAAATGAAGCTATACACGCAATTGCAATCAGAACAGATGAACAACCAGGTAAGCTATACACATAATTCCAGCACGGATTCTCCTCCCTTGGCTTACGTTCTCCATTCCCTTCCTAGTCGTGCTGCCACTAGAATCGATCCAAGAGAGCAAGGTGGTTGCACGAAGCCACTAAAGATGAGGAGAAATCGGGCTGCTATCAGTGCATCCTCGATTGCTGTCGAATGAGGATAAATCGATGTTGCCAGATGAAGGTGTGGAGGAATCTGTCGCCACCAAGCCATTGCCACCACCCGTGAAGGTTGGGACCCCACCGCAATGACTACATCCTTGCTCTTCCTTGCCAGTGCCACGCCCTAGCATTGTTCCATCATCGCACGCTCCGATgctcatggcgccgtcgccggcgagCACAAGGCGCCGTCGCCGGCGAGCACTGGTGACAGCTCCGGTGCTCTGAGCCACCAAGCGCGGCCGCAACTGGATCCCGAGCGCGTGTAGCCTAGAGACGACGCCCGTACAACGCTGCATCTGCTGTCGCGTGAGCTTGGGAGCACGAGCCGCAGTCGTCGCCTTGTGAGACGACGACCCCGCCCGTCTCCAAGCTTGCCAGGGACGTTTTTGCAAAATATATGGTATTGCCGTTGTACATGCCCTAACGAACACCGTGCTAATCCTCATGACGTCAACTAACACCAGTGCTGATCCCCGAGACGGCACGGCACATCTACTAAGCCGAGTATAAATAAGCCACAACGCTCTACTTGTGGCTCCTGAGCAGATACAAACGCCCATCGAAGCCAGACTGCATGcccggattttttttatttttaacactttttgtaaactaattttaaatctaacattcttttatttttttttaaaaaactaacacttttgtccgcacctcctggcgcggcgaaacgcctgtgccgcgccatgcatggtggcgcggcgataGGGATGATGTGGCTGACGAcaggggcgctgaccggtgacgtggcagggtctgccgcgccaccgatcttggcgcggtgcCGCCGCACCATCCCTCAATGGCGCGGCAGTCCTAGGTAAATATCGCCCGCGAGCCGTCCTCCCTCTGTCTGCCTTAACGCGGTTGGTGACTTCCGCGCCGCACCTTCCCGCCACTCCCAAGTGCCGTCGGCGTCTGGCCCTCCGTtgctgcctccctccctcccttcccttccattccctggccacctctcctccctcctcggcctcgttcaaggtaatgacacactttttattttcgtttgaatggtggattgaaatattatgaatgggagttaaggttaggagaaaattatgtttgggaactataggttatggtttggaggaagatattagtttaattttgtcaatgttaaggttaattatttagttagaagtatgtttaccatgtatatttttgttgctataagtgttgtttatattatttgagttgcaatgcaaatgattatattttatattaatttacGTTGTTTTGAttaatgtttaatttgaaccattttattagatggaagacatgtttcgggaagcagttgtggcgaaaacggggtcgtcctataGAATTATACCcggacgagtctagcaaagatgcccccgtccctcctgacctctctGTCCCTAATTATGACTGTGGTCGTCTGGCCGacatgtttcaatcgagacatccggacacaacggctcgttgcttctacacatgcagtcgttttaatgtaagtaattgtttctgtatgcttttttcttcatttgtattactaggttactaatattttgttggaattttgttgtgtaggcccatgagaggtgccttttctttcagtggatcgacggtgcagacaagtttgaccacaggtacctccttttcaacaattggtggagagggcaacatccacgagagcacttcgagcggtgggttccacctccccctaacccccccctccaatgacggctaaggagaagcacttagccgcagttagacgactcgaggaaacTCCTCTGtacgattgcggagatcgagccgtgataaaccctgagaatacattggagtttgtgtccaaacaagcatgaagtaagtgcaaagtatatgtgttgaaatattgagctatatgtgttcatgtactaaagtcaccttatttaggtgttttcaatggcgaagtgtcgtttcaaggagtggttgtatggtcttAAAAACCAATGGCTGAAAGAACCGCCAaaggttaagaaaaataagaaagaaagggtaatttacaaagcacctcatgtcatgtgcgaatgtggtgttaaatccaactatggcctagtccattcggagcttggaataggccattattgcggccatatggttgactatgatgaggttggttatttttatggtaaatatgaaatcgtattttgtttcttttgctaagacatatatgatatattttttcgtttgaacagagcactaagaAATGCAGgtaggaatgttatgatggtcaagctaagttcttggataaaCTGAAGGGGAGACAAGTAAttacacggaagaggggatatggacctgactacatcaacctattcgttaaacatcacaaagacaagatgcgtgagtttgctagacagcgcggtattcgtaacccgatcgatgttgggctttacaaatggggattgaagagacggagggtgttagaggaggagagggcaagcaagaaagcaagggtggagacaagagtatagatgtaggtcttgaacgagcatgttgttgcattatgtgccagtgagtgcttgaaagctttttttcgttgcctgattttaaatgtaatataatcgaaGTTGCTaattgattgcattttatacatgaagggattggatgcagcgaggaccatgacGGAGAGGCGGCTCGTGCAAGGTAttaggaaaagaagttagatgagcattaGAACGCGAGCTGGTCACACcagttcaatcaccgattgtgttatcTGATGatggggatgaggatgaggacgacactgatagactgagcgagctcatcgctctagtagaggtgggcttgcagacataggaggcttaggacgacactggtagactgagcgagctcatcgctctagcagaggtgggcttgtaggcgaaggaggctgaggatgacactggcagactgagcgagctcatcgctctagcagaggcgggcttgcaggcggaaggaggatgacgacgcattcttcactcaggccgtagaggccgtagatgaagcggaggccgcttactacaggcgacacaGTAGGTCAGGGCAatacaggtgagcctagccacatgaacgAGGAGGAAGAGAACGTGTTCTTGTCTCaggccacagatgaagcggaggcctctTACTATAGGCaaaaggcagatcagggcaatgcaggtgacgtgacgcattgaaacgaatatgaagcaaataaatggagtctgtgcgcaagttgacaagttgccatataacattttcattggttcatgagtctgcaagtttcggacgataatatttgttcgacataagttcgacataaccaactaagtcccaggagtgtaaggacccctcagacgcctctgtctctttggatttgtaggcaacatagtaggagtgtagccaacatcggtgtggggcctcaaaggaggcaagggcacctctgtatcggtgtcagtcaagaagtgtgctcggtgcgggtcgtcgtactccacctcaagaagggggtacaactggTGCTACGTGGGAGAggccatcctattacaaattgataaacaaagggttagagtattcaaattaacaatattcaaattacaTTATGTACCATtaaaaaatttgaactacttgttatgcaatacgaacacaatatgaaagcacatatatattcaaagtaacattaacagagaTATTAAACAACTTAACTAGGAAAATAAGCATCTTCTATGTATGGATCTACTatcctcgtcttctatgcctgctagccttgtgactagGGTCTTTGCAACATgagcaaagattcctaccatgggtctcgttgaagtctccccctccgtacatgtcttcgccgtaccctctcatagcgtccatgtcccccttgagtcgcttcttcttcctcctacccttccctaccttcattagatccagatgcggcacgtagtcataaccattataaagtggccactgtgtcgggtcaaggtatggctcgaagctcatctcctaaatactaacggtgttcgaatggagatacaagggtgacatatatggtagatcctcatagttgtacccgcgaaccctgtaggtcgtgatcatatgagagcaaggggcatgcatgatctgagggacgttgcaactgcactctaccttttcaagatcaactcggtagttttgtccaccataacgttcgccgcccaagcttgtaccacccttgccccgtacactaaagatatggcggcggggtccatacggctcggctggtgtgctgcttggccaattcctcagcctccttcaaatgttttgCTCTGGCCTTTCTaaaacgcccctgctcagctatattcctctgcgtaagttcccacctcttgacaaaatattcgttgcacttatgaaagaagaactcaacaattccagacacaggcaatgATCAAACtctggtgaatacacggttgaaggactccgaggagttagtggtcatgatgccatacctaaaatccccctcgtcatatgctaacacccactgagccttctgttcctatctgcgcctctaaccaggccttttcccgcttcatttagcatcttgtctagttctctctttgtctccttgaactggtgctctatgcgtacacaacatagagcctttaccttgtcacagtacctcctgcttcctctgacgccgccagaaattagaggcaaagtgtctcatgcaccatctatgcactagaggctgggaacccatctatatgcttagctacagcattaagaagccctgggtgATGGTCCTGAGattcaaacatatagtgcgagatgggccaagcacttgtacacgtagaagccgTATGAACctatgaccacgattcattgttctctccctctaccaaagcaaatgccatgggtactatctggtcctcaggatcaacagcagtagccatcatcaaggtgcccctatacttttatgtcaggaaagtgccatcaacaagtatgactgaccgacaaaactagaatgcatattctgtttgtgcgaacgaccagaacacacgatagaggacatgcctcaatgggtcccgaaaaaCATATCCCTCTGATGTCCATAAATCATTTCAagctagggttgtagtaatgcattgcacataagatgcaagggcaccctgttgtacgctttctCCCAACTACCCCTTCCTAacggtttctttctcatggtcatacaatgatttcctacacatctagagacTAGTGTCACAagctgccatatccgtcatgctgacatccctatagttcggaacaccccctgaaaggtacgttcatcaaccttagttgctcaagctcagtcactgtgtaaggtggtggtggaacatactgctgcgcttcgctaattctgccccatgaatcatagagggtatcatctgctggcaaatctgtgactagtctaccctgagcctggatagcttgcaaaacctcagttggtactggtaatggtataccatgaacaggtactggcatggcatcaaccggtgtgggcatagcatgtctatTTCCTATGGTCACCAtctgaatcgtctgaatcactgctaactacattcaccgatcatgtcctcctcctcctactcctcttccagttcaaactcattcacatcgaaatcattgcttatatagcctacttgacttgaatgaaactgctcctgggTCAACTGACCGTttaaatccatgttaccctgagctGCTTCCCCTTTGATCCCtcccaattcttgctcattgcctccaacaccgtcaatggatgACCCGTCCAAGACACCCTACATCATATACCCATTCTGCACCACCATCTCagtcatgggcacattggaaccttggagcaccctagtgtagcgggaccagtgagcagggtcgcgcaagggcactgaggatatagtgtgccctagtcttcccagtatcaaacatccccttcagtgtgaaatcactgtaccaaactttgcattccaacggacacaaaggtcgttgaagctaggaggttcatcaaaccattccaattcttcttccacattctcaaacataccatcttctctcctaacacttcctccataaaaaactctaacacaacaatccatctataaaagcatttcaagaaacttcatcaacttgtcgaaatcgtcgtacgtaatgtccatagtaatattagtacctattctaactataactatactaactaatctaatattaacatctatacaaggctaactacaataactaatgtataactagactcactaactgtactaactaaactaactaactttaataactatactaactatactttactaattatactaactttatttattttactaacttactatactaacaatgtcgattcaatcaacaaatacactaggcACGGCAGCGGGTGGCGGCGGGAGGCGCGCTAGATcgggccgggaggcgcgggcactggtctcggcggcggcggcgggtggcgcgccggcgttcgtggcgcggccggcgcggcggGCAAGCGCTGTCGGCTGCAGGCGGGCAGGCGCGGCGGGCGTGGCAGGCAGGCGGGCAGGCGCGGGCGGGGGCGTGCGTGCGGTGGGCAGGACGTGGCGCCGCAGGCCTTTAGCCGgttttgccgcgccaccgatcagggcgcgtcactgccacgccaagatcagtggcgcggcagaccctgccacgccATCGGTCAGCgcgccggtcgtcgccacgtcatccctctcgccgcgccaccatgcatgacgcggcacaggcgtttcacCGTGCCAGAGAAATAGGCgcagaacaaaagtgttagttttggaaaaaaaaaataaaacaatgttagatttaaaattagtttataaaaagtgttaaaaaaattcCCAGAGGACAAGTACATGCAACACCTCGACACAGACTATAGGGCTCGCGATCGAAGAAGGCAATATATGGGTACCTACCCAGCAAGGTATAGATAGCCGTGACCATGAAATCTTCATCATTGTCCAAGCCATTGGtctccttgttcttcctcctcctgCGGAAGCTCGCCGGTCGTCGGCACCACCGTGCCAGGATGGCGGTGACGACGAAGccgagcccgccgccgccgccgccactgctgaCGCTGGACATGCTACATGGCCAGACCCTAGTGGTCGACGTGGAGGCGTGGATCCTGCGCCCGCCGGTGTCCGCCTTCCCGTACTTCATGCTTGTCGCCGTCGAGGCCGGCGGCTTCCTCCGGGGCCTTCTCCTGCTGCTGCTCTACCCGCTGATGTTCCTCCTCCCCGGCGACGGCGCGCGGGCTAGGACCATGGCCACGGTCGCTCTCGTCGGGCTGGAGGAGAAGGAGGTGGCCAGAGTCGGCAGAGCAGTGCTCCCCAAGTTCTTCATGGAGGCCACGGCGGCGGAGGGCGTGGCGGCGGTGCAGGCAGCGGCGCGGGTGGTGGCGGTGAGCGCGACGTTCCCGAGGGTGATGGTGGACGGGTTCTTGAAGGAGTACGTCGGCGTGGACGCCGTCGTGGGGCCTGAGGTGAGGTCGGTCGGTGGGGTCCTCGCGGGGCTGATGGACGAGGAGGACGCAGCCGAGATGGCAGCCAAGACGCTCCGGGCGCTGTTTGGCGACGAGTTGGAGGTGGCCGGAAAGAAGGGCGCCGTGGGGCTCGTCGGACCGGCGAGCAGCGGTAGGGTGCACTGCCTTTTCTCTCCTTACTACTGCAAGGTGAGACTGTCAGAGCATTGCTTATTACTCTCCTAACATTAACCGTCCGATATACGTTATGCTACAGTAAGCCGAAGACGCATAAACCGTTGCAATAATATATATAACACCcagatattttttttcttttaaaaaactgCTTTTCTCAGCTTTTAGGGTAGTTTTAAAATTTACTATTTAGAGAGAAGAAAAAGGTCAAGCAATACGGTAGAAGTGTAGCGATAGTGGGTGAAAAAAAAGAACTCTACTCCCTTCGTATTGCTAAAGAAAGTTgttttgaggttgtcttaagtcCAACATTTgaaactttgactacaaataaattcttttggattgagtttgaaaatatgaaagtaaTGTAAGTAGAATTATAAtcatctcgaaatgtagttttataaaagtatatattgatcatgttttataaatattttatagcaaaaaaatCACGATCAAAGTTCCTTTTAGAGACCATGTCgatatccaaaatgattttctttaTGAAAAGGAGTATATGATAACAGTAGAACGCTAGCCACGGGCTCATATATAGGAAGGTCGTGTGAGGTGTAGCGTAAGGGAAATGAGTCCAAAGTTTCAAATGGTGAACTAGGAAGTGAACATTGGTGGTGAACCATAGAGTGTACAAGTAATAAAGTTAATAAGTATATATAGTTAATAACAGTGATATCATACATAGATACATACTtccttccgttccaaattataaatcgctttgacCTTTTTAGTATatttattttgctatgcatctagatataatattatatctagatagatagtaaaatggatgaatcaaaaagtcaaagtgacttataatttgaaacagatggAATAAATAGAACTGTAGTAGTAAGAATATGAAGAAAACCATAGGAGTGTACACGTATATATAACCAGTAGCGGATCTAGAACTTTCTATAAGCCTCGGTGGATCTCATGGCTAAGTATGAGATTAAGCCTAATCTCTTAAGGCACGTACAACGGTCGTCTTTTTGCCGTCTGGGAGATgtcatttttgcaaaaaaaacccCTCGACTCAGCCAACAGACGGGTGTGCCGTCTCTTCGCGAAGAGACGACGAGGGATCGTGCTCCCAAGCTATATCGTCCGCTCCAGCACCGTTGTACGACGGGGGCTCGTGCTCCCATGATCACCTTAATTTATGAGTCTGTACAAGAATTAATTATCTTATAGATAGCCTAAAAGACAATCCATTGTATAATTTGTCTGTATTGCTGTCTCTATGTGACATGACCCGTGCTTGCAGACGGCAGCCGTTAGACTGTTGAACGTGCCCTAAACACTGATTTTATTGTGAGCTCGAGCGGCAGCCTAGGGTCACCGAGCCTTGGGTCCATGTAACCATGTTTGTTTCCAAGTCTCAGTCATGCATGAAGTGTCTTTTTTGTATTGATTAATCATACTCAATCAACAGGTTCAATTCCCTCCAAACGACGCGCTATAAATTTTAGGCACCTcacattttattaaattattatgaGTTTTCAGCACATCATCAAAGGTCATTTTTAGCATATTACTAGGAATAACATTTGCAGTTGCTGCTTGAAAACTACTTAATTGGGCTGTTAACGTCGAAGTCCATGTTGGCCTATATAGCAGTGCGATACACAACCTCCTAATTAATTAGCCTTTCACGTCGCTTATGTACCTCCATCCCAAAGATAAAGTTATTCTAATTTTATTCTAAGCCACGCTATCTGCTTATATTTGACTAATATGTTAAGAAAACAACTgtatttatgatatcaaaataAACATGACCAGATTCATCTTGAAATACATTTTCGTAGTTTGCCTATTTGTGGTGTGATAAATCTTGTTATTTTTTACATAAATTTGGTTATACTTAAGATTGATTAATTTAGTAGAAAACTAAAATAACATTATTTTTTGATGGGGGAGTATATTCCTTCCGTGGATCATAATTAAAGTAGACCATGATGTTCTTgcaaaataattttttattaGCATAAATTGGTTCATAATCATAGCATCGCAAATATAACAGTTAAACTAAAAGCATTTATATGTGTGTAAATTGCACCTATAGTAGGTGCTACAATTTGAACTCTGATCGTGGAAACATAACACGGAACAAGCGATGTCCTGGTTATCATGGAACATTAATAGCTTGAAACTCACATGTATAGCGTTTTTAATATAGGTCTCCAATTACAAATAAGTTAGACTTTTTTACACATCAGTCTACAAATCATAAATTTTATTTAACTATCATTTATTGTTTTCATATATTAGTTACACATAACAAAATTATATTATTATAAAACTACTCCTTTCGTCTCAAAAAACATATAATCCTAGAGTATTGCTTAGTCAAAGCATCTTAAATTtcattaaatttatataaaaaatattaacgtTTATCTATTGTACTAAATAAACATCATTAGATGTTCATGGAAGATATTTTCACAATATACATTTTTGAAGTCTTAAATGTTAGTATCATTTTTTTCCAAATTCAGCTAAAGTTAAGTTAGTTTGACTCTAACCAAACTTAGAATTGTATTATTTCTGGAACAGAAGTAGTATTTTTTTAATGACCAAGAGAGATGTCCAGGCTAGGAGTAAAATTGTAAAAAGAATAATGACCAGGAGCCCCATCAGATCAAATTGAAAATGAAATCCTACCTAATCCACGTACGGACTCTGAATAATCTTCCGTAATTTGCATTAACATTATTATCAGCAATTAAAATGTTCCTCGCTGAATTAGCAACAAAAAGGTTTATTATATATTTTATTTAGTCATAATAAATATAGTCGCAGTCAACTAACGCCAGTGCTGAATGCTGATCCTCGTGACGGCACACGCCAGCGCCCTTGACATTACGTGCAACGTGCACACCTTCTGTGCGTGCAGGAAACTTTCGCTGTGAGCGAGGCCGACACGCGGGGATGGCGACCGCTGCCGCGGGACAAGTACCCGAGGCCCCTCGTCTTCCACGACGGCCGCCTCGCCTTCGCGCCCACGCCGCCGGCCGCGCTCGCCATGTACACCTTCCTCCCGTTCGGCATCGCTCTCGTCGTCTTCCGCACCATCGCATTCTCCTTCCTCCCGTACCGCGTCTGCTTCCCCGTCGGCGCGCTCACCGGCATGCACTACCGCCTCGTGGCCGGCCACGTGCCCACCGTGCGCCAAGGCCGCGGTGAAGGCGGCGGCGGGCGACTGTACGTGTGCAACCACCGCACGCTGCTGGACCCCATCATCGTCGCCGCGGCGCTGGGGAAGCCGGTGACCGCGGTGACGTACAGCCTGAGCCCGGTGTCGGAGCTGATCGCGCCGATCCGCACGGCGCGCCTGACGCGGGACCGCGAGAAGGACCAGCGCAACATGGCGGCGGTGCTGGCGCGCGGCGACCTGGTGGTGTGCCCCGAGGGGACCACGTGCCGGGAGGAGTACCTGCTCCGGCTCAGCCCGCTCTTCGCCGAGCTCGGCGTCGACGTGAACCCCGTGGCGCTGGACACGCGCGTCGGCATGTTCTACGGCACGTCCACCAAGCCGGGGGCCAAGTGGATGGACCCATTCTACTTCATGATGAACCCGCGGCCGGCGTACCGCGTGGAGTTCCTGCCGCGCGCCGCCACAACGCCGGCGGACAACGGCGGCCGCGGCGACAGCATCGACGTGGCGAACCGGGTGCAGCGCGAGCTCGGCGAGGCGCTGGGGTTCGAGCTCACCGGACTGACCCGGAAGGACAAGTACATGACGCTCGCCGGCAACGAAGGCGTCGTGCCGACCGCGCCCAAAAAGCACTGACTTAAATTGTCCGAGTACAGAATACTCAGGAGTATCATGTGGTTTTTCCGTTCCAGTGAGCACGCAAAAATAAAACACACATTTGTAAGCGTGTAAGGTTACCATTTAGTTTGCAAATCAAACAATCTATGAACAAGCTCAACAAAAACAAATCAAATCTATATTGAATATGCGCAAATAAGCTTTACTGGAGTCTGCTGGAATGATGAACTgatggtttgaaatttgaaaggtggcttttttttgtgtgtgtgtgtgtgacttgctTGCTTCGTATTGCCTTTAGCCGGCCGAAGCCTCATACATCACC includes:
- the LOC136458000 gene encoding probable glycerol-3-phosphate acyltransferase 3, which codes for MKSSSLSKPLVSLFFLLLRKLAGRRHHRARMAVTTKPSPPPPPPLLTLDMLHGQTLVVDVEAWILRPPVSAFPYFMLVAVEAGGFLRGLLLLLLYPLMFLLPGDGARARTMATVALVGLEEKEVARVGRAVLPKFFMEATAAEGVAAVQAAARVVAVSATFPRVMVDGFLKEYVGVDAVVGPEVRSVGGVLAGLMDEEDAAEMAAKTLRALFGDELEVAGKKGAVGLVGPASSGRVHCLFSPYYCKETFAVSEADTRGWRPLPRDKYPRPLVFHDGRLAFAPTPPAALAMYTFLPFGIALVVFRTIAFSFLPYRVCFPVGALTGMHYRLVAGHVPTVRQGRGEGGGGRLYVCNHRTLLDPIIVAAALGKPVTAVTYSLSPVSELIAPIRTARLTRDREKDQRNMAAVLARGDLVVCPEGTTCREEYLLRLSPLFAELGVDVNPVALDTRVGMFYGTSTKPGAKWMDPFYFMMNPRPAYRVEFLPRAATTPADNGGRGDSIDVANRVQRELGEALGFELTGLTRKDKYMTLAGNEGVVPTAPKKH